Proteins from a genomic interval of Anaeromusa acidaminophila DSM 3853:
- a CDS encoding phage tail protein, with translation MWYAAPAPPDGFLECNGQPTAAYPSLAAIVGATVPDLRGEFIRGWSHDKVGTPDAGRMFGSWQDFQIQKHDHKIEAGSHGAGGGDANFVYLPPDHSGGWNPNPQSGIEIFTWYTGGNETRPHNIALLPCIKY, from the coding sequence ATCTGGTATGCGGCTCCTGCGCCGCCGGATGGTTTCCTAGAGTGCAATGGACAACCAACGGCGGCCTATCCGTCATTGGCCGCTATTGTCGGCGCTACGGTACCGGATCTACGTGGTGAATTTATTCGAGGTTGGTCACATGACAAAGTAGGTACGCCAGATGCCGGAAGAATGTTTGGTAGTTGGCAAGACTTTCAAATTCAAAAGCATGATCATAAAATTGAAGCAGGATCTCATGGTGCTGGTGGAGGTGATGCAAATTTTGTATATTTGCCCCCCGATCATAGCGGCGGTTGGAATCCTAACCCTCAATCTGGAATTGAAATATTTACTTGGTACACAGGAGGAAATGAAACACGGCCACATAATATTGCGTTGCTTCCTTGTATCAAATATTGA